The following is a genomic window from Xiphophorus couchianus chromosome 5, X_couchianus-1.0, whole genome shotgun sequence.
gaatagaatagaatagaatagaatagaagtactttattcatcccagcagggaaattacttcgcagttacagcatagagacaagacacaataacaacatctgggtgttgagtctggagtttggctgcggtagagctgatgacgtcacaggccaccgctgcatcagctgatgggggaatgtaaacagcgatcaaaatggcggacgtgaACTCActcggtaaataacacggccgcattcccacagccagaagttcaatgtccgggctacaaatctgttccttcacgttaacatgaccgggattccaccacctctcactcacataaagtgcaatcccgccgcccctcttcttccgactcttggaaaagtccctgtccccgcacaccaaggaaaatccaggaacctccatgctgtagtccggaataagcgagtgcagccaggtttccgtgaagcagaagatactgcactcccagtactccttctgggtcctaaccagcgccgtgagttcgtctgtcctatttcccaaagacctcacgttccccacgATAATCGCCGTTACCGCTGGCCTGCGCCGTCTCTTCTtctacctccgtttaactccagacctgcagccccgtcgtctcctccgtaactcctccgggaccacaggcccgtctccgggcagcagtagaggcccacacagcgcaatcagccgttcacgcgagcaaacaatgccACCTCAATTGCTGAGGGGGAACTAATCACATCCTGAGAGATGGcagtaattgtatttttaatagaatcaattttatttataaagttattATAGCTGAGAACTGAGGGAATGGATGACTTAAAAGAGCAAATGTGACGGATGGTCTGCTGCGTCCATGCTTTTATCTTCTTCACATAGCCAAAGTGTGGAAAGAGCAGAGAACAATGGAGTCTCAGACAAATTACAACCCAACATAAGCTACAGATGAGTGTAATCAGCACAGCAATGAAATGATGCTCCACAGCTGCTGATAAGGCACCCAAATGGCACCAagtataaattaaaaagaagggGTCCCACAATTGATCGTTGGGGCACACCACAGGAAACAAAGTGGGTCAATGAGCTGACACGGCTAATGGAGACAAACTCAGATCTGTTTGTCAAACATGATCCAAATCGCATCAAAACAGTGTGAACAAGCCATGCAAGGTGCTCTCAGCGATGGAGAAGGATGTGGTGATCCACTGCAGGGAAAGCAACACAACCCTGACACTCATATAAGGGGAATtcactttgtattttatgtgcATCCATCTTCTTTTGCAGTACTGCAGAATGGATTCACACACGTCTACATGATGGGTTGAAAGCACAACTGAACTACGTCTGAGCAAACCGCTAACAAGACAAGGGCAGGAAAAATATGGACACCctttaaaagactaaaaaatggtttatttgcACTTTAGCTAAAATTGAATtcgtttttatacatttaacaaaaatatttaaacaaaaatacactttgTAAGATTAGAGTAAGTTAGTACACACTGGCTCATGATAGCTAGTTTTACCGCCTTTAGTTGATGCAAAATACCTAGCTAGCTATTTTGGGAGTAAACCGTAGCCGCAACTGTCTAGGAACACAGAACGGGAAGATGTCTTGAGTACGACTCAAATTTTTGCCTGATAGAAAAGTCCAGTGAGAAAAAGATAATACCTAGTATACACGAGATTAAACAGTTCTGCCAAGACAAAATGagacctgtgattaacatattaAAGGCCaacttacttttaaaaattaattcgaacatttaaagcaataatttttttaaggatgcacagaCAGCCTGACATCAAATACATATGTCCTTATTTTCTTCACGTAACTTTACTCACCTGTAGCATTTGTGGCACTCATCTCTTGAGtgataattttgaaaaatcagcttattttgatattttttacaatcTTTGCAAATTATGACTTCATCAAAAGGAGGTAACAAACCCCTATAAAGACATGAGTTTTAttagcatttcttttattttttgcatttttaacacaaaaacaagcagacagaaaaaaactagTGAACAAGTTACATATACCAGCTGCCACACAAAAGACAACACTCATAAAAACCTGCCATATTAACAGGGGCATATAAGCTTCTTTATGTATAATGCGGTTTAGACATAAGTGCTGGACATCATAACTAGGATGTTTAGTGATTACAAGAAACAGAATCTTGCATCAtacagtgatgatgatgatgatgatggaagAGGAGGGAAAAGGGAGGAGGAAAAGTGAAGGGGGGAAAAGGTAATAGGAGGTAGAGAAGGGAGGCAACAATGAGAGAGCAGAGAAATGTAAAGGAGGGAGTGTAGCAGAGAGATGCAGCTGAGAATACAGAGCTTAGTAGGCAAAAAGAAGCAGATTGAGCAAGTCTTTAAGGTTTAGAGAGTTTTGTGAACTCCATCCTGACAGATGGACAGCCCGGACAGAGTTGAACTCTGCTACCCCCAGCACCCAAACAGCTCCTGCAGCGGTCTGAAACGACCTCCCTCCGAGGCCGTCCTGCTGTACACGCTGCTCTCCTCCGTCACCGTGGCCACCGTCGCTCTGAACCTGCTGGTCATCGTCTCCATCTCCTACTTCCGGCAGCTGCAGAGCCCGACCAACACGCTCGTGCTCTCCCTGGCCACCTCAGACCTCCTGGTGGGGCTGCTGGTGATGCCGGTGGAGGCGGTGCGGTTCATCGAGCCCTGCTGGCTGCTGGGCGACGTCATGTGCGCCCTGTCTTACATTGTCGGCTTCACGCTCACCTCGGCCTCCGTGGGCAACATGGTGCTCATATCGATAGACCGCTACGTGGCCATATGTTTCCCCCTGCAGTACCCCAGTAAGATCACTCGCAGCAGAGCGGAGGCGTCTGTGAGCCTGTGCTGGGCCTGCTCTCTCCTCTACAACGGCCTCATCTTAAAAGACCACCTCAGGCAGCCGGACAGGTACAACTCCTGCTACGGGGAGTGCCTGGTGGTCGTCAGCTACATCTCCGGAACCATAGACCTAGTCTTCACCTTTATCGCGCCCTGCTCGGTTATCGTCTTGCTGTACATGAGGGTGTTTGTGGAGGCGGTGTCGCAGGCCCGGGCCACGCGCTCTCACGTTACAGCTGTCACGGTCAGGGTCACGGCGAAGAAATCCGAGCAGAAAGCAGCCAGGACTCTTGGCATTATTATATTCATGTTTCTGGTGACTTTCTGTCCGTATTACTACCCGTCTCTCGCAGGTCAAGACATCTCCAACAGTGCCTCGTCTTGGGCCATTGTGTCCTGGATGGTGTATTTTAATTCCTTCTTGAATCCGCTTGTATACGCCCTTTTCTATCCCTGGTTcagaaaaagtatttctttaattGTGACTTTGAAGATCCTAAAACATGACTGCTCTCAGACAAACATGCTTTAACAAGACCCATTTCTAAGACGGCATTTGTTTCGATAAAAACGTAAAAGAACAAATTTAGATAAACATTCATAACTAATGAAAGCTTACTAATAAAGAAAATTGGTTGAATGTAAGAATTTAATTGGGTTTCTTCAGCAAACTGAAATATTCTCTTTTCAGAAACCGGTCTCATTTCCCGCTCCAGGTGAGGAGTCAGTTGTTTTCTGCtggtttttgtctttgcttGGTGATCTGCTCTCTTTCAACACAGCTGGaaattcagaagaaaacatCTACATCCCGGTACAATTCACAAAACAACCTAAAATTGTTAGAGCCGGTTGCCATGGCAAAACTAAAAGTCAATTTTAAAGgaacaagaaaatgtattaatattattgtaTCTTGTATTTTTGCTTGTATGATTTATTACTCACTTctttaacaaaattttaaatattgcgTATTTGTCAGTTCACTCTGCATCACCTTTacacatattattttaaaaaatgcctttttaagGAATTTAAGCAGGCTTATGAAAAATGGGAACTGACAATAGTTCAAATGACCCGAATCAAGCTAATAAAGATAgtataagacatttaaaaagttcgcaaaaagttagaaatcatgattttattttcaatgtgtgTAAACAACAAGACAATAATATaacaaaatctaatttactTGCATAAACAAAAggtaatatacagtatgttttaaTACAGAGGTTCTAAcatcattttgttaaaaacaaaaacaacaacgttGAAATCACCTCTTGGACTGAGAACGGAGCCCTCTTACTTCTGCAAAAGAAGAGAGTAAAGGATATGAAGCTTAGGGAAAACACTGATAATACTGAGTGCTTACATTATCTGTActattatgttttaataaaaaggttttctgaaaaataaaatgtataggATGCAGTTTATATTCCCTAAATATAAAGCAAAACACCTCAATAAATATAATACATTATTTTGATATCGTGATGTTTCATTTGTACCAGGGATTTCATGCGGCCAAAAGTCGTCACAAGCTGGACAGTGTGGCTCCACTCTTCCTTTGAAGTATCTGGCAACACACGGGTTGTGGATTTTTATTCCACAGGAGGGATTCTCACAAAtctggcactttttttttttaaagagaaaagaacagcAAAGCATTACACACTGCATCTGTTTGAATtagttttaaagcttttgttttaaaatggagGCTTGTGATTTATTTGGTATGTGTTTTTACTTAATGGAATGAATTGAATAAAACTAAGAACTGGACTGAATTAGGCAATTATAGAGAGTTCATTAATTATACACGGtttgtccaaaaaataaaaataaaatcccccaaaatctTTAATAGTGAAAGTCAACGTATTTCCATAAGCATAATGTGAAAGGAATTGAAGATATTGAGACTAAAACGCTGTGTAGCTTTCAGAAAACCACTAATCAGTGGAGTTAACAGGGAAAAAAGGCTTTAACTTAGATTAATTGTCGATCAGCGCTTTATTTACTTTAAGTGCGGCGCTTAAGGAGCAGTTGATGCTGGAATAAAGATGGCGGAGCCATATCAGAACGGGAAAGAGAAACTGTCCAAACAGAGTACAATGCATTtctattttgaaatataaacaaagtaTCAGGATGTGACTCTTTTTGGGCAAGCAGTGTAATTGTAcaatatcaaaaaataaataaaattacctgaAAGGCGATGTTGTGACAGATGTGACACACTTTGACCTGCTCTTGATACATTGTGCGAATATACGGCTCCATCTCTATGATACATCGAGTGGACAGCGTGTACTCCCCACGTCTCTGGGTTCAGAAATCAGCCACAGGTGAAACCAGACACACAGGACTGAACAGTCCGAAATGTCATTGTACTTTATggaacattaatgaacaaacagcatcatgaagaaacCATACATATTGTGGAAAAACAGCTTAGATTAGAAGATGATCTCAAAGTCAACATCTTGAACTGGAAGGCGTACCAAGACATCACCCCATCAGCCTAAAATGACGGTTAGGTCGCTGCTTACATAAGctcttcatccaatctgacAGATTTCAAGTTATTTCGCAAAGAAGAATggtaagaataaaacaaaccaaattaaAAACCATGCATCCTACatcagaatgaaataaaaatcccataagaaaaaaaaaaactacatacaaGACTGAATAATCTTGCTACTGTATGACAAAATTTATGACCCgttattagtttatttaaggccaacttacatttGTTccaatgaatttaagacattccGGAATAATTCACAAAAACCGGGTGTTGCTAAATTGTTTAACAAACCAACCAAAGCGGAAAGACAGAGTGTTTTACCTCGCAAAGCCAGTTGTCCTGCACCAGTCGAGTCAGAAGATGCTCCGTTTCActcttcttcagttttttaGAGGTCATGGTGTCGGTGCTGTTCAGGATGTCTGTGGAGGAGGCCTTCCCATTCTCAGAGCTAACAATTAGGTCCAGCTGGGTTAGATGAGAATCACAATACATTTCTGGGTTTAAACAAAACCCCTGAATAAGTTCAATTATCACCCACCCAGTTAAGCGGACgctgtttaaaaatactttcaataCAAATTATATTCCAATTACATTTAGTTCCTTTATTTGAAACTTGGGAGCTAAAAGTGAGTAGACTTCTCTCACCGTTTTCCTGAACAGCTCCAGTTCGTTGTCTGCGTAATCTGACGTCATCCTGGTGATATCGGTTTCCGCCATGTTGACCTGCCGCGGATCATAGAGGTTatgacattttcaatctgataaaacaaatcaaaacagtgGCCATTTAACAGCACATGTGTTTCTGAAGCAAAAAAGTACTGACCAAGGCATAGTACTGGCGGCCATTTTCCTCAGACATGCCTTTTCTGATCTGCATGAACATGGGCTGCAGTCTGGAGTTGATGGCTTCAATAAAGTCATCCAGTTTGTCAGGAAtacactgcactgcaaaaaaaaaaagtttaaaaaaaaagaaatgaaaactattttttctgAGACTTAACTGTTtaacgtttttttgtttcatgttggaTATCAGATGCAAAAAGTCAAGCAAAACAGATCAACTAATGTTAGACGTTACATTTCTACTTTTTGTGATCGTGTCATCTAAAAAACATACACAgcataaatttttcttttggatctcatttaatattttccaaatagGGGTTAAAATTACAACAACACAGAATCCTCCGGATATGAATATTTTGCACCTATGGTCGGAGAAACGATGCTTCTTGTTACTTATGGACCAGCActtgtctatatatatatattttttttttttacagaagtaGAAAACTTACTCACTCGTGTGTGTGTCACAGCAGTGCTGATAAAGTGCCCTTGCTTCTTGCTCGTCAGTGATGCCAACGGCCATCAGGGTCTGTAGAAACCTCCGGTGGCCGTCTCCCAGCTCTCTCGACATGTTTCCTGGCAAACAGAGACGCCGTGATTATAGAAACTGCACATGATCCGTTTTTACATCCAAGTGTCCAAATTTATTGTCGCAAGCTGAATTTTAAAGCATAGCCCTCAATATTGTAGCCTACCAAACATTGCATCTAAACAATTAACACTGACACAGTCATTTGGATTTAATACACTGTACCaacaatttccattttaaattagTCAGTGGAAATGTCACTCAAGCGGGCAGCACAAAGTCAATGAAAGGGCCGGAAATGGCCCCCGTgctgcactttggacacccctagTTTGAACCAAATTCATGTGTTAGAACGACCAAGTACAAAGCAAGACAAATTTTAATTGTTAGTCTGTGAAGGGACTTGATGCTCAAAGACACTCTCCAGTCAAGCTGCCAGAGCTTTAACTGTTTTACAGAGctaagtgacaaaaaaaaggagaaatcttCATTTGGGTGTGTAAATCTGGAAGTGACATACCCCAACAGACTTGTATGTGTAATTGTAGTGAATCGCATTTAGACACGTACTTTATATCAGTTTAAGCAATAAATTAGCTACGATATCCACTGATGAGTGTCCTtctggcattaaaaaaatacgGAAAAGGTTTAAAACCTCGACCACCTCATCAATTCTGTTTAGAGGTTTTGTACTTGTGACGAAAGGATCACTGAACTATTGTAAATTACGAAGTGTGGGcaatcttttaaaatgtcctttcGGAAGTATTAATGAATCACAGAAGACTGACGAAGTTGTTGACCCACAACTTATTAGCAGTGAACAATACTAAGAAAAAAACGTTACAATGTGATCAATTTTTCACCGACTACGTCAATAACAACGACAGTTAGAAACGTTTACTTTCACCCTCAGCGCCATAGTGAAGCTAGGTCTCTAAGCTTTGCTGCGCCGCCTGTTCAAACTGTATTATATTTCCTTTTTCCCCCTCTAATTTTagttggaaataaaaacttcacCTGCTTCTCTTCCAGTACAGCGCGCCTTCCGTGTTGTCTTCCGGAAGATTTGGAGGCGTTGTGAAGAATTAGCGCCGCCTGCTGGTCGGGGGCGGCATGTCGCTGCAGCACGTTTTTGTGTCAAGATCGCTGACCGTCATTGACAAATAACTGGAAATTTCTCCATTCAAAGCATTTCCCAATATTACAACAAAACAGAGCACCAACCAGACTTATTCTAAAGGCTTTATTAATCtaacaaattaaataagaaCATATGATACAAGGTGTCCGAGTCTCTGATTATAATATAGCCtattattaacatttaaatacagTATTCGATGCTGTTAAGCTTTTTTTCcgcaacacatttttttccctaataTTCCCCAAACATTGTcccatttctttttcagtttttttccatgTAGAATTCAAGTTCAAAAGATGTCAGGAAACAGCGTAGGTGTCATTACTTTGCaagtaagagagagagaaaaaaagaacatcagtGTGTTTGCAGTGAAAGAGATGACTCAGCTAAGGTAGCGCTGAAGTAATATTGTGGCTAAACTATTCACATGACAAGTACTCTGAAGTAAAGTATACTAATGCTCAAAAATGAGAAATCTTTACAGGCATTTAATACACACAGATGGTGTACAGTATATTTTCTACTCTAACTGGATGATTTCTGGGTTATTCTGACTCAATATTGAATAATCAATATCAATGCAAACACACCGACGATTTTAGGGTTcactttcagaataaaatcaaatcctTTCACAATGAAATTctagttttacagttttcatatAAAAAGCAGGAGTCAAATGTCAACCGtgcctttaaaaaacaaacaaacaaacaaaaaaaaactgaatttagccTAGTTAACTCAGCAATCAGGAGTTGTAAACGTTTCTGGATAACTACTGTGCAGCGGTTAGCACAGTATCTCTGTGAAAGAGGAAGTGAAACCAATGAGGACATAACCATATAAACAGAGCATAAATACTGATGTTTGATTTGCTCAATATGTTCCTAGAGATGTTACcttaaaaattttacttttgttgatAAATGTGCCAAGTCTTTGTACTTTCTTCAAAAAGTGTTCACACCAAACAATCTGATACTATGCGCGTGTCccctgctgaaaaataaaagtgaaacaaatccCAGAACGAAACTATATTTCATCACTGTCAAACAACTGGAAAGCTCAAACAAAACTATCCACAACGTGTTCGAGCGTTTCCGTGGCATCAGCCCATTTTCCACGTATAGTGACGCTCATCCTCCAAAGTTTCATCGTCACCACCGTCTTGCTAGTTGTCCGTCACTGACTCGGTGTGCTTTCAGCCCCTGTAAGGTTTTTGATGCGTTCGTTGTCTGTTGGCAGCAGTcggctgagaaaaaaaaacaaaaacaaacaaaaacaccagtCCTGGAAgaccaaaaaaatacaatgtcaGGAGCTGAATGagaacattgtaaaaaaaaaaaaaaaaaaaccaaaccccCCCCCCAGAGAAAATCAATGGTGTTTTGCTTGTTGCAAAACTGTCAGCTGAGAACTAAGAGCTTCACTTTACCAGAAAACAGATGAGTGATGTTGTACCTTGTGTTTTAGTGACTGGGAGTGAAATGGCCATGTGTGTTTATAGACTGTTGCAACTTCTCCTCCTTGGCCCTTCTGCTGTGGCAAagctaaagacagaaaaacatcaaacattattttctttttttaatgggaaatattacttttgcatttcaaaatgtcacaCTTGACTTTCCAAAATTCTTTACTGtaatgtctgtttgttttttttaaatcaacatggtacaaaacctttttatttaaaagcaagaaTTTCAACCGAAATGCTCTCTAGTGTACCAACTGctaataaactgaatatttttctctaTTAGAAACTATAATGTATTATAGTATTTACATAATAAAGagaatttataaataaatgataaattacaatagatgtataaataaacagacatttatCCAGTGATTGGCACTCTTGCGTTCATctgctaatgcgctaatagcgaagctaatttttcatttagctctTTAATGCCAACTTTGAAATGTTTaccacatttttcaaagttttggttttaatataaattcatttttccagataaattcttAAGCGCCAACTAATTTTTTGGAGGGTATTTTGTAAACTTTGAATTCAACACAGTTAAAtgtctgtgttgaagttttggttatcgaCTGTTAAAATTTCAAGAACAGTGGTCAACTAGGCAAAATTAGCAACAGAGTTAGCAACGATGAACAACTGTGAAACCGAAACAATGAGTGGAAGGCCTGTTACAAAGACACACGTCCTGGAACACAACTGTTCAGATAGGTGAGCAATAACAAATTTGACCTTGTTGAACATGGTATGctatgttagcattagcttaaagTAAATGCCTTGCTGGGATTGCACATTAGCAGAAGTAATATGTATGATTTGTGCTTTAGTGTTAGTGCAGGTAACTTTTTAGCTAGCAGTGCCCACCGCTTCATTTATCCAGTCATGTTCTGTTTTCCATTATTaatatgtaaaactgaaaaactattAGAGAAACAGCTAACACACTATAGGAAAACctgagtgaaaaacatttaatgccaACCATGATAAAGCACCATGTTTATTCTCTCACCGTTCTCTTCTCCATGAAACTAGTTAAGAATTCATCGATATCAATGCGTCCCTCTAGAAAGTTTTCAGCCGTCTCCTCCGACTCCTCCTCTGCCTGGTGCGCTGAGACTTTTAGTCGAGCCTGTAGAGTGTTCAAACTGCAACTCTGGTGAGGGTAAAACAGTGGAAATTAAACAGGATActctctaaatgtttttgtcagttcATCATTTATCGCGGCAAAAATAATATTCCTGAGACGTCACACTTTGTATTGATTGCTTTGAGCATTttctaaaacctttttgttgCATAGAATTGGAcgtgcaaagaaaaacaattaattatcGCACGACTCAACACAAATGCCTggtatttctttgaaataaaagcctGGCGTGATGAGTGAAGCGATTTACCTCACTGAGTTCATGCTGTCTCTGCATCTTTGTCTCAAAGGCTAACTTCATCTGAGTCAGCTGTTCATACTGTGCAAAAAACAACGGACAGAAAGCACAACGTGAGCAGCTGGACAATGACAAGCGTGAAAGGCAGCGGAACCCGGAGGCCGACCTTGTAAAGCATCTCTTGTCTTTTTCCCTCCAGCTGTGGCTCCATGTGGAGAttcttttctgcaaaaaaaaacaagattcacaggttttgtttttgctataaAACTCAACTCTGCAACAATCTATTCGCAAAGACTGACAGAAGAGGAACTCACTGGCCATCTCCACTATGCTGTTGACCAGATCCTCTTTATCACCCGTGACTTGTTTGAGTTGCGGCAAACTCACAAAGAACTCCAGCAGGACGTCCTCGTTTTCAGACATGTCTGACAACTGAGTCAGACTTTTGGGGAGGGAGGGAAGAAAATTTAAGTTCACAATGGTTTGAATTGTAtacataagaaaatgtaaatagtgAGTTTGATATTCAAGGATACTTTACGTTTTGTCGCAGAGTTCAGGAAAAGACTCAGGAATCTCAGGCATCTTGTAAATGTGTCCATTCAGTCCCGCctggaagagaaagaagcagTTTAGCTGCTTTACtttcttattttattcctatttgTCTTTTGCTTTAACATCATTTTTGCGTGAATACAGTGCTTTTTGACAAGTGTTTTgcgtaaaaa
Proteins encoded in this region:
- the nsmce1 gene encoding non-structural maintenance of chromosomes element 1 homolog isoform X1, coding for MSRELGDGHRRFLQTLMAVGITDEQEARALYQHCCDTHTMQCIPDKLDDFIEAINSRLQPMFMQIRKGMSEENGRQYYALVNMAETDITRMTSDYADNELELFRKTLDLIVSSENGKASSTDILNSTDTMTSKKLKKSETEHLLTRLVQDNWLCERRGEYTLSTRCIIEMEPYIRTMYQEQVKVCHICHNIAFQCQICENPSCGIKIHNPCVARYFKGRVEPHCPACDDFWPHEIPEVRGLRSQSKR
- the nsmce1 gene encoding non-structural maintenance of chromosomes element 1 homolog isoform X2; translation: MQCIPDKLDDFIEAINSRLQPMFMQIRKGMSEENGRQYYALVNMAETDITRMTSDYADNELELFRKTLDLIVSSENGKASSTDILNSTDTMTSKKLKKSETEHLLTRLVQDNWLCERRGEYTLSTRCIIEMEPYIRTMYQEQVKVCHICHNIAFQCQICENPSCGIKIHNPCVARYFKGRVEPHCPACDDFWPHEIPEVRGLRSQSKR
- the LOC114144775 gene encoding trace amine-associated receptor 13c-like yields the protein MDSPDRVELCYPQHPNSSCSGLKRPPSEAVLLYTLLSSVTVATVALNLLVIVSISYFRQLQSPTNTLVLSLATSDLLVGLLVMPVEAVRFIEPCWLLGDVMCALSYIVGFTLTSASVGNMVLISIDRYVAICFPLQYPSKITRSRAEASVSLCWACSLLYNGLILKDHLRQPDRYNSCYGECLVVVSYISGTIDLVFTFIAPCSVIVLLYMRVFVEAVSQARATRSHVTAVTVRVTAKKSEQKAARTLGIIIFMFLVTFCPYYYPSLAGQDISNSASSWAIVSWMVYFNSFLNPLVYALFYPWFRKSISLIVTLKILKHDCSQTNML